A single Drosophila miranda strain MSH22 chromosome XR, D.miranda_PacBio2.1, whole genome shotgun sequence DNA region contains:
- the LOC108153162 gene encoding uncharacterized protein LOC108153162 isoform X1 encodes MEPLPCASQHHQQSPQQQQQQQLGNLNMDSSLGNNVVSIPKELILLSLVSQQQCLYNPKHPHYRSTKSKDEKWAEIGGQVGWSDTQCKGKWKALRDQYCRELKRAKTCAKAVKWKYFKELDFLRPYALARNYRGRSGQNANGVVSTVPPLTLPISNSFSSNSSSSQNLHLTGSIKIEDATLLDNCNIVQFLQQHVPSTASSGAGVVTTATDKKSGSAFITNHINTVMQQQQQLQAQPGNNWNYLTDAGGGTTAPSIVQCGTQNATTVVEIVDCVNATNNQSNSAATTKATTATTTSASTHNHSTNAEEEDDDPIHTFLNMESYFEKELITLIQQEDMIYNYGNENYRNAKLKMEVWEEIARKLKKSVKQCRLKWKALRDQYAREHKRLRTLMQIEATSRWKHYDTLSFLQKYIQQKALEGDPPLSMLLPKHDLEEHLGGHGSHSPPTQPNTMETSSGSSQLNMPLPPLTGSHKTELANALQEQQQEEQNQQARELCVASYDEMDIENYINGAAHHNGEDEEDEDEEMESTTVPEPTSQQQEQHVVGYDHDESSVYMAVQSVSNALTKHEHHNDTSSNLEQQQQQQLQSAGGCNQQKLDVESTSRYQNAATTPCSTPTSRYYFNQISPLKSGHLEFPASGSNGEEDEIGAFFKAVAMKIRSAHMEPVAFTDLQIDILRVINDALRNP; translated from the exons ATGGAGCCTCTGCCATGTGCCAGCCAACACCACCAGCAGTcgccgcaacagcagcagcagcagcaactcggAAATCTCAACATGGATTCGAGTCTGGGCAATAATGTGGTCAGCATACCCAAAGAACTGATTCTGCTATCGCTCGTCTCCCAGCAGCAGTGCCTGTACAATCCCAAGCATCCGCACTATCGCAGTACAAAGAGCAAGGACGAAAAGTGGGCCGAGATTGGCGGACAAGTGGGTTGGTCAG ACACACAATGCAAGGGCAAATGGAAGGCCCTGAGGGATCAATATTGCCGCGAGCTGAAGCGCGCCAAAACCTGTGCCAAAGCCGTCAAGTGGAAATACTTTAAGGAACTGGACTTTCTGCGTCCATATGCGCTGGCGCGAAA CTATCGGGGAAGATCTGGACAGAATGCAAATGGTGTTGTGTCCACAGTGCCGCCCCTCACGCTGCCCATAAGCAATTCGtttagcagcaacagcagcagcagtcagaACTTGCACCTAACCGGCAGCATTAAGATCGAAGATGCCACTCTCCTGGACAACTGCAATATTGTTCAGTTTCTGCAACAGCATGTGCCATCTACAGCGTCGTCTGGGGCAGGGGTCGTCACGACTGCCACCGACAAGAAGTCTGGATCAGCTTTCATTACCAATCACATTAACACcgtcatgcagcagcagcagcagctgcaggccCAGCCAGGCAATAACTGGAACTATCTGACCGATGCAGGAGGCGGCACGACAGCCCCCAGCATTGTACAGTGCGGCACGCAGAATGCCACCACCGTAGTGGAGATTGTCGACTGTGTAAACGCCACTAACAATCAGTCAAACTCTGCGGCCACAACAAAGGCAACAACAGCCACGACAACGTCGGCGTCGACGCATAATCACTCGACGAACGCCGAGGAGGAAGATGACGATCCCATACACACGTTCCTCAACATGGAAAGCTATTTCGAGAAAGAACTGATTACGCTGATACAGCAGGAGGATATGATCTACAACTATGGCAATGAAAACTATCGCAATGCCAAGCTAAAGATGGAGGTGTGGGAGGAGATAGCACGGAAACTAAAGAAGTCAG TGAAACAATGTCGGCTTAAGTGGAAAGCCTTGCGGGACCAATACGCACGCGAGCACAAACGTCTGAGGACCCTGATGCAAATAGAGGCCACATCGCGCTGGAAGCACTACGACACTCTCAGCTTCCTTCAGAAGTACATACAACAAAAGGCGCT TGAGGGTGATCCTCCACTCAGCATGCTGCTGCCCAAGCATGATCTAGAGGAGCATCTGGGTGGTCATGGCTCCCACTCACCGCCGACACAGCCAAACACCATGGAGACGTCCTCGGGTAGTTCACAGCTTAACATGCCCCTGCCACCCCTGACGGGTTCACACAAGACGGAGTTGGCCAACGCGCtgcaagagcagcagcaggaggagcagaacCAGCAGGCCAGGGAGCTTTGTGTGGCCAGCTACGATGAAATGGACATCGAGAACTACATTAATGGCGCTGCGCACCACAACGGCGAGGacgaggaagatgaggatgaggaaatGGAGAGCACAACGGTGCCGGAGCCGACTTCCcagcagcaagaacagcaCGTGGTGGGCTATGACCATGACGAAAGCTCTGTGTACATGGCCGTTCAGAGTGTTAGCAATGCCTTGACCAAACATGAGCACCACAACGATACCTCGAGTAatctggagcagcagcagcaacagcagctgcaatCTGCTGGGGGCTGCAATCAGCAGAAGCTGGACGTTGAGTCGACTTCACGTTATCAGAACGCGGCCACCACGCCGTGCTCCACACCGACTTCGCGCTATTACTTCAATCAAATCTCACCCCTTAAGAGCGGACATCTGGAGTTCCCAGCCAGCGGCAGCAACGGCGAGGAGGATGAAATCGGTGCCTTCTTTAAGGCAGTGGCAATGAAGATTCGCAGTGCCCATATGGAGCCGGTTGCCTTTACAGATCTACAAATCGATATACTCCGTGTCATCAATGATGCACTGCGGAATCCATAG
- the LOC108153162 gene encoding uncharacterized protein LOC108153162 isoform X2 — translation MEPLPCASQHHQQSPQQQQQQQLGNLNMDSSLGNNVVSIPKELILLSLVSQQQCLYNPKHPHYRSTKSKDEKWAEIGGQVGWSDTQCKGKWKALRDQYCRELKRAKTCAKAVKWKYFKELDFLRPYALARNYRGRSGQNANGVVSTVPPLTLPISNSFSSNSSSSQNLHLTGSIKIEDATLLDNCNIVQFLQQHVPSTASSGAGVVTTATDKKSGSAFITNHINTVMQQQQQLQAQPGNNWNYLTDAGGGTTAPSIVQCGTQNATTVVEIVDCVNATNNQSNSAATTKATTATTTSASTHNHSTNAEEEDDDPIHTFLNMESYFEKELITLIQQEDMIYNYGNENYRNAKLKMEVWEEIARKLKKSVKQCRLKWKALRDQYAREHKRLRTLMQIEATSRWKHYDTLSFLQNEGDPPLSMLLPKHDLEEHLGGHGSHSPPTQPNTMETSSGSSQLNMPLPPLTGSHKTELANALQEQQQEEQNQQARELCVASYDEMDIENYINGAAHHNGEDEEDEDEEMESTTVPEPTSQQQEQHVVGYDHDESSVYMAVQSVSNALTKHEHHNDTSSNLEQQQQQQLQSAGGCNQQKLDVESTSRYQNAATTPCSTPTSRYYFNQISPLKSGHLEFPASGSNGEEDEIGAFFKAVAMKIRSAHMEPVAFTDLQIDILRVINDALRNP, via the exons ATGGAGCCTCTGCCATGTGCCAGCCAACACCACCAGCAGTcgccgcaacagcagcagcagcagcaactcggAAATCTCAACATGGATTCGAGTCTGGGCAATAATGTGGTCAGCATACCCAAAGAACTGATTCTGCTATCGCTCGTCTCCCAGCAGCAGTGCCTGTACAATCCCAAGCATCCGCACTATCGCAGTACAAAGAGCAAGGACGAAAAGTGGGCCGAGATTGGCGGACAAGTGGGTTGGTCAG ACACACAATGCAAGGGCAAATGGAAGGCCCTGAGGGATCAATATTGCCGCGAGCTGAAGCGCGCCAAAACCTGTGCCAAAGCCGTCAAGTGGAAATACTTTAAGGAACTGGACTTTCTGCGTCCATATGCGCTGGCGCGAAA CTATCGGGGAAGATCTGGACAGAATGCAAATGGTGTTGTGTCCACAGTGCCGCCCCTCACGCTGCCCATAAGCAATTCGtttagcagcaacagcagcagcagtcagaACTTGCACCTAACCGGCAGCATTAAGATCGAAGATGCCACTCTCCTGGACAACTGCAATATTGTTCAGTTTCTGCAACAGCATGTGCCATCTACAGCGTCGTCTGGGGCAGGGGTCGTCACGACTGCCACCGACAAGAAGTCTGGATCAGCTTTCATTACCAATCACATTAACACcgtcatgcagcagcagcagcagctgcaggccCAGCCAGGCAATAACTGGAACTATCTGACCGATGCAGGAGGCGGCACGACAGCCCCCAGCATTGTACAGTGCGGCACGCAGAATGCCACCACCGTAGTGGAGATTGTCGACTGTGTAAACGCCACTAACAATCAGTCAAACTCTGCGGCCACAACAAAGGCAACAACAGCCACGACAACGTCGGCGTCGACGCATAATCACTCGACGAACGCCGAGGAGGAAGATGACGATCCCATACACACGTTCCTCAACATGGAAAGCTATTTCGAGAAAGAACTGATTACGCTGATACAGCAGGAGGATATGATCTACAACTATGGCAATGAAAACTATCGCAATGCCAAGCTAAAGATGGAGGTGTGGGAGGAGATAGCACGGAAACTAAAGAAGTCAG TGAAACAATGTCGGCTTAAGTGGAAAGCCTTGCGGGACCAATACGCACGCGAGCACAAACGTCTGAGGACCCTGATGCAAATAGAGGCCACATCGCGCTGGAAGCACTACGACACTCTCAGCTTCCTTCAGAA TGAGGGTGATCCTCCACTCAGCATGCTGCTGCCCAAGCATGATCTAGAGGAGCATCTGGGTGGTCATGGCTCCCACTCACCGCCGACACAGCCAAACACCATGGAGACGTCCTCGGGTAGTTCACAGCTTAACATGCCCCTGCCACCCCTGACGGGTTCACACAAGACGGAGTTGGCCAACGCGCtgcaagagcagcagcaggaggagcagaacCAGCAGGCCAGGGAGCTTTGTGTGGCCAGCTACGATGAAATGGACATCGAGAACTACATTAATGGCGCTGCGCACCACAACGGCGAGGacgaggaagatgaggatgaggaaatGGAGAGCACAACGGTGCCGGAGCCGACTTCCcagcagcaagaacagcaCGTGGTGGGCTATGACCATGACGAAAGCTCTGTGTACATGGCCGTTCAGAGTGTTAGCAATGCCTTGACCAAACATGAGCACCACAACGATACCTCGAGTAatctggagcagcagcagcaacagcagctgcaatCTGCTGGGGGCTGCAATCAGCAGAAGCTGGACGTTGAGTCGACTTCACGTTATCAGAACGCGGCCACCACGCCGTGCTCCACACCGACTTCGCGCTATTACTTCAATCAAATCTCACCCCTTAAGAGCGGACATCTGGAGTTCCCAGCCAGCGGCAGCAACGGCGAGGAGGATGAAATCGGTGCCTTCTTTAAGGCAGTGGCAATGAAGATTCGCAGTGCCCATATGGAGCCGGTTGCCTTTACAGATCTACAAATCGATATACTCCGTGTCATCAATGATGCACTGCGGAATCCATAG